The DNA region GAGCACCACGCCCTGGCCCGCTCCGGCCCGCGCCCGCTCGGCGGCCAGCAGCACCAGCAGCGGCACGCACCACACCCAGTGGTGGGACCAGCTGATCGGGGAGACGAGCAGCGCCGTGAACGCGCTGACCATCACCGACCACCCGGGCCGCCCCTGACGCACATGCACCCGCCGGGCCAGCAGCAGCCCGCCCGGCGGCGGCGGCAGCGGCCGGGAGCACCCAGAGCATCCCGGGGTCGGCGGTGTGCGCGAGGCGGGCGACGAGGCCCTGGAGCGACTGGTTGTCGACGATCCACACCTTGCCGACCCTCGCCGTCTCGAAGATCCGCCGGGTGAAGAACTCCCAGCTCGCGGACGGCAGTACGAGCGCTCCCGCCAGTACCGTCCCGGCGAATCCCGCGAGCGCGGTGAGGCCCGCCCGTACCCGCCCGGTCAGCAGCAGATGGACGGCGAAGACGGCGGGTGTGAGCTTGATTCCGGAGGCGATGCCGACGGCCAGGCCCTTGGCGCGTGCACCGTCGGGGCGCCCCAGGTCCCACAGGACCAGGCAGACGAGCAGCAGATTGATCTGGCCGAAGACGAGCGTCTGGAAGACGGGCTCCAGCCACAGCGCGGCGGCGGTGGCGGCGAGCACCACGGCAGTACGGCTGCGAAGGCCGGTGCCCCGTACGTTCCATGGGGCGCGTCCATCGCCCTGGGCGTCCTCCGCCAGGCGCAGGGAGAGATGGACGAGAAGGGCGAGGAGGGCCGTGTTGCCGACGAGGAACGCCGCCTTGGCGACGGCCGTCGGGAGCCACGCCGCCGGTACGAACAGCAGCGCGGCGAACGGCGGGTAGGTCGCCGGGAGGTTCCAGGCCGTGACCGTGAAGCCGTAGAGATCGCCGCCCCCGGCGACGGCGGCGCCCTCGGCCCGGTAGACCAGAAGGTCGGCCATCGGGCAGCGCTGCACCAGGCAGAGCGCGGCCAGCGCCGCCAGCGAGAGCGTGAGCAGCGCGGCGGCGGCGGAGGGCAGGCGCCAGTCGCCGGTGCGGTCGCCGGTCTTCCGATCGCCCGTCTTCCGGTCGCCGGTCGTTGCGTCGTCACTCGTGCCCTTGTGTCCAGCTCGTGCGTCCGGCCGCCGTGTCACCTGTGCCGCTCTCCCTTCCGATGGTGTCCGCCCCGTGGCTGAAGCCCGTACTCGATGCGGTACTCGATGCCGTGCTCGACGCGGGGCTCCATGCCGTACTCCAAGTCCGTGCGGGAGACCCGTAGCCGAGATCCCTGCGGGCGATCCGTCCATGCAGTCCGTCTGTGCAGTCCGTACGCGGACCGGTGCGCGGAAAATCCGTTGGCCCGGCTCCGCCCGGCGGGGCTAGGCTTTCGCGTCTGCCGCCTCCCGCCTCCAGGTCCGGGGGGACCCCGACCGCTCGGAAACCGGTCGGCCTTCCTTCCGCACCCGTACACACCCGCGCTTCGCGCATGCCGCGTCGCGTCCGGAGGCAACGCCGTGTCCGCCCCTGCCCACTCCAGCCACACCCGCAACCCCCTCGACGACGAACGGGCCCATCTGGCCGCTTCCCGCGCCGCTCTGCGTGCCATGCGCGCGGACGCCGAAGCTCTCGACATCACCGACGTCGCGGCCAACTGGGTCAACGCCGAGGTGCTCCGCTCCGAACTCGACGCGCGCATCAGATCCCTCGCCGACCTCGCGCACACTCCGCTGTTCTTCGGCCGCCTCGACTACGTACCGGACCGGACCTTCTATATCGGCCGCCGCCATGTGCACGACGCGGAGGGCGACCCGATGGTCGTCGACTGGCGGGCGCCGGTCTCCCAGCCCTTCTACCGCGCGTCGAAGAAGGACCCGCAGGACGTCGCGATGCGCCGCCGCTTCGGCTACGCGGGCGGCGAGCTGACCGCGTACGAGGACGAGCATCTGACCGACCCCGCCGAGGCCGAGACCGTCTCCCGGCTGCTCCAGGCGGAGATCGAGCGCCCCCGCGTGGGGCCCATGCGGGACATCGTGGCGACGATCCAGCCCGAGCAGGACGAGATCGTACGAGCGGGGATCGAGGGTTCGCTGTGTGTGCAGGGCGCGCCCGGCACCGGCAAGACGGCCGTGGGCCTGCACCGCGTCGCCTATCTGCTCTACACCCATCGCGAGCGGCTGGCCCGTACCGGCACCCTCGTCGTCGGGCCCAACTCCTCCTTCCTGCGCTACATCGAGCAGGTGCTGCCCGCGCTCGGCGAGATGTCCGTACGGCAGGCGACCGTCGCGGAGCTGGTCTCACACGTACCGGTCCGCGGTGAGGACACCGCCGTGGCCGCGCACATCAAGGGCGACGCGAGGATGGCGGAGGTGCTGCGCCGTGCGGTGCGTTCCGGGGTGAGCATGCCGCAGGAGCCGTGCGTGGTGGTGCGAGGGTCCCGGCGCTGGCGGGTCCCCGCGCATGAACTGGCGGGTCTTATCGAGGAGTTGCTGGCCCGCGACATGCGGTACGGGGCTGCGCGCGAGGCCCTGCCGCAGCGCATCGCGCACGCGGTGCTGGTGCGCATGGAGCAGGCGGGCGAGGCACCCGACGACCGGGTGCAGGACGCGGTGGCGCGGAACGCGGCGGTGAAGGCCGTGGTGAAGGCGTGCTGGCCTGTGGTGGACCCGGCGAAGCTGGTGCTGCGGCTGCTGTCCGACGCGAATTTCCTCGCCGAGCAGGCCGACGGCATCCTCACCGAGGAGGAACAGAAGGCGGTGCTGTGGGCCAAGCCCCCGCGAGGGGTGGGATCGGCGCGCTGGTCGGCGGCCGACGCCGTGCTGGTGGACGAGGTCGACGACCTTGTGAGCCGGACGAGTTCGCTGGGGCACGTGGTGCTGGACGAGGCACAGGATCTGTCGCCGATGCAGTACCGGGCGGTGGGCCGTCGCTGCTCCACCGGCTCCGTCACGGTCCTCGGCGACATCGCACAGGGCACCACGCCCTGGGCCACGGCGAGTTGGGAGGAGGCGCTGCGCCACCTGGGCAAACCGGCCGCCGCCGTCGAGGAGTTGACCCTGGGCTTCCGTGTGCCGCGTCAGGTCATCGCCTATGCCTCCCGGCTGCTGCCGCAGATCGCCCCTGAGCTGAAGGAGGCCACGTCGGTGCGGGAGTCTCCTGGAGACTTCTCCGTACGGGCCTGTGCGCGCGGCGAGTTGGACGAGGCGGTCGTAGAGGCGTGCCGCGCGTCCCTGCGGCACGAGGGCTCCATCGGGCTGATCGGCGCCGGTGACCGGCTGCCCGCGCTGGCCCGTGCGCTGGAGGACGCGGGGCTGTCGTATCTCGCGCCGGGTACGGAGACCAGCGAGGGCTCCCGTCTCACCCTCGTACCGGCGGCGCTGGCCAAGGGCCTGGAGTACGACTACGTGGTGCTGGACGAGCCCGCCGCGATCGCCGCCGCCGAGCCGGACACCCGTACGGGGCTGCGCCGGCTCTACGTATGCCTCACCCGTGCGGTCTCGGGGCTCACGGTGCTGCACGCCGAGCCGCTTCCGGAGGCGCTGGCGGAGCCGTACGGGGCGGAGGAGACGACCGGGGCGGCCGAGGCAGCGGGGGCGTGAGCGCTGCCGACTCGAACTTTGGACTGCCGCAACTGACGCCGCCGCGGGCGTAGTCGACGGAACGCGGGCGTGCCGCCCCGAGCGACGCGTGATCAGCCGAGCTGGCGTATGAAGGCGATCACGAACAGCACACCGGCAACGCCGCTCGCCAGGACCGTCGGCAGCGCCCACCACGGCCTGCGCTCTCCGCGCAGTGGTGCCGTCGTACGCCGGTGCAGCTCGGCGACCCCGTACAGCAGGGCCGTGGCGGCGAAGGCGAAGGGCGTGCCCGCGGCGAAGTGCGCGAGCCAGGCGCCGGTGCGGCTGGGGCCGCCCCAGGAGTCGCCGTAGGGGCCGTGGTCCACGAAGCCGTAGAAGAGCCCACGGACGACGGAGAGCACGAGCACGCCGGAGAGCACCCACGCCAAGGCGCCGAGCAGCACGGTGAGCAGCGCGTGTCCCGCGAGCCGCCACGCGACGGTGGGTGCCGGTTCCTCCGGCGGTTCCTGCGGTTCGCCCGCTTTCCGCTCCGGTGCTTCCGGCTCCGGCGCTTGCAGCGGGAGGGCGCGCGGTTCAGGTTCCGCACACAGCGCTCTGCGAGCCGTCCAGGGCCGTCCGGCACAGGCCGCCACGAGGGCGCCCAGCCCGGCGGGCAGCAGTGCGACGGCCTCCAACAGACGCCGCCAGACTGGAAGTCGAGAGCCCGCCGCCCCGTCGGCGCCCTGCGAAGGGGAGGGCGCCGACGGCGGCACCGCTGGGGGGACCGGGGGCGGACCGGACGGTGCCGTTGGGGAGTCGGGCGGCGTGTTCACGTCTGGACGCTAGAGCCGGACACGCCTGCTACGCGTCACTCGCCGGAGCCATTCCAGGCCCCTACCGGGGTAGTACGTGGCGCCCGGGCCCCGGAAGCCCCGAGCGCGGTCGCCAACTGTCGGGTCCACGTTGCCCGTTGCGAACGGTGCCCGAGCCCACTGCCAATGCCCGACGCCCGGGGCCCGACACCCGATGCGTGACGCTGGGGCCCTCCTCCCGGCGCCCGTCATCCGTTGACGGTTTGCTGCTGACCGCTTGGCGTTGGCCGCTTGACGTTATCTGTCATCTGTCATCTGCCAGCCGATATCTGTCATCTGTCAGCGGCTATCTGTCATCTGCCAGCGGTTGTCCGTCAGCCGTCAGCCGCTCTCCGCGATCTGTCACCCGCCACCCGTCACGCGCCTCCCGACACCCGACACCCCTCACCCGTCGGCGTGCTGCCGTGCCGCCAGCGCGTGCACCGTTTCGCGCGTCGAGGGATACAGGCCGAGATAGTGCTCGTACAGCTCGTCGTAGACGCGGGAGCGCTCAGGGTCCGGTACGACGGTGGAGCGGTGCGGATTCCAGTCCGCGATGTCTTCGCGACGTGCGAGGCCCGTGCCGACCGCCGCCAGGAACGCGTCGCCGTGTGCCGCGCCGACGGTGTGCCGCGGCACGGACTGCTCCAGCCCCGTGACGTCCGTGACGATCTGCGTCCACAGGTCACGCGCACCGCCGCCGACCGCCACCAGCCGCCGCAGATCGCCGCCCGCCTCGCGCATGGCGGCGAGATTGTGCCGTACGCCGAAGGCCGTGGCCTCCAGCGCCGCCCGGTAGAGATGGGCGCGGCCGTGCCGCAGCGTCAGACCGGCGACCACGCCACGCGCGTCGGGGTCGAAGACCGGCGTGCGTTCGCCCGCGAAGTACGGCAGCATCAGCAGCCCTTCGGCGCCGGGCGGCAGCGCCGCGGCCTCCTGGGTGAGCGTGCCGTAGTCAGCGCCGGTCAGATCGCGGAGCCATGCCGTGATCGCACCGGAGGTGGCCATGCCCGCCGCGAGGCAGTAGGTGCCCTCGTACGCCCCGGCCGTCGACCACAGCCGTACGTCCGGCACGGGTTCGCCGACCACGTCGACCAGGAACATCGTCGTCCCGTACATCAGCATCAGATCGCCGGGCGAGGTCGCTCCGGCGGACGCCGACTCCGCCCATGCGTCGACGGTGCCCGCCACGACGGGCGTGCCCGCGGGGATGCCGGTGGCGGTGGCCGCTTCGGCGGTCACCTCGCCCACCACCTCCGCGGGCCAGACGAGTCGAGGCCACTGAAGGCCGGGGGCCACCTCCTCGCACCACTCCTCGATCCAGCCGCCGCCGCGCAGGTCGTGCAGCGGGTCGCACTGGCTGGCCGAGTGGTGGTCGAGCACATAGGCCCCGGTGAGACGGCGCACGAGGTACGAACTCGCCATGTACCAGCGGCGCATACGCCCGTAGACCTCCGGCTCGCGCTGCCGCACCCAGGCGAACTTCGGGCCCAGTGCCTGGCTGGTGAGCGCGGAGCCGCAGCGCCGCATGATCTCGTCCTGGCCGTAACGGGCGGTGAGTTCGGCCACCTGGTCGCCCGCGCGGGTGTCGACGCCGTAGAGGATCGCCGGGCGCAGCGGCTCGTCGGCATCGCCCGCGGGCAGCAGGCAGGGGCCGATGCCGCTGACTCCGACCCCTCCGAGGCGCTCGTTTGCCGGTGCCCCGGCGAGGAGTTCGGCCGCCAGCTCGGTGAAGTCGCGCCACCACACCTGCTCCGCGTCGTGCTCGACCCAGCCGGGGCGCGGGCTCGATGTGGTGTGTTCTCTCACGGCCTGTGCGACGAGGTGTCCGTCGGAGCGGGTGAGCACGCCCTTCGAGCTGGACGTGCCGATGTCGATGCCGAGCAGCAGGGTCACGCCACCGTCCTTTCCCCTCGTGCGTCGCCGAATCCCGCAGCGTCGCCGAATCCGTCGTAGCGGATGCCGAGTTGGGCGCACACGGCGTGCAGCTCGGCGACGTGGTCGCCTGGCACGGCGTGGATGTGGTTGGCGCCGAACTTCGAAAGGAACTCCTCCGCCTGGCAGTTGAGCGATGCGAACGCGTGCGGCCACTCCCATGTCGAGGCCCGCATCATGCGCTCGTTGGTCTCCTCGTCGTAAGTCTCGAAGCCGCCGCGCATCACGTGCATGCGGTACGCGCCGTCGTGCCGGGTCAGCCGTGCGAACGTCATCTCGCCGGGTGCGGCGAGGTGTTGTACGGAAGCGCCTCCCGCCGGGAAGTAGAAGACCTCCGGGTGGAGGCTGACGTGCCGCATGTTCTCGGCGGGGTCGTCGGAGCGTGCCGCGTACCAGGTGGCGTGCTGACCGGAGTTGCACAGGTCCCAGACGTCCTTGTCGGCGTGGTAGTGGCGCACGTCGGCGAAGAGCACCGGGTCGCCGGTGAGCAGCTTCAGTATCTGCATCGTCAAGGCGGCGTCCATGTCGGCCTCGGTGGAGGTGACATGGGTGTCCTTCGGTCCCTCCCAGTCGTAGGGGTCGTTGAGGAACGCCTCGGCGACGTCCATCGTGCAGAAGTTCGCGGTCAGTTCGGGCTGGCCCTTGATCCCGGAGAAGTCCAGGTTCCACTCGTCGATCAGCTCGCGCATCGCGTAGTACGTACGGATCTGCCGCTCCAGGAGCTGCGGGGTGAGGCGGTCGCCGTCGTAGTGGACGGCGGCGGCGTGCTTCTCCAGCCATTCGCGGGCGGCGGTGACGCGCTTCTGGCCGGCGTTCTCGCTGCGGCGTACGACCTCCCACTGGTCGATCTCCTCGACGTCGACGCCGAAGGTCCTCATCCACTGGTCGGTGTTGGCCGTGGCGGTGTACATCCCCATGGGGCGCCCGCCCACGCGCCCGAAGGTGGAGCCGCGCAGGCCCGTCACGGCCGACGCCGCCCTCACATGGGTGAGTATCCGCTCGCGGACGGCCGGGTCCTCCAGGTCGCCCCACGCACGTGCGTGCGTGCGGCCGAGCTGGTCGAGGGCGCCGCCGCCCGCCAGCATGCCGACCATGCCCGGGAATCGGGGATCGATGTTGGCGACGAGCAGCAGCGGGCCCGGCGTCGACTCGGCGGCCAGGGCGGTGAAGTGCGGGAACGTCCACACGGAGTGGTGGAGGATCGTGATGTCCGGATGGCGGTCGGCCACCCAGCGTGCCTGTGAGACGGCGAGGGAGTTGCTGCCGACCTGCTCCGGTGAGACGAACACCTCGTGCCCCGAGTCCCGCAGCACGCCCGCGAGTCGGGCGGCGGACCGCTCCACGTGGTCGTGGACGTCGCGCTGAACGTAGTCGCGGCCGTCGGTGACCGGGAGCAGACCGATGCGTGCCATGGAAATCCTCCAGACGTCGATACGTGGCTGAGTTCTGCGTGCTGCTTCTGTGTGCTGCTTCAAGTGGTGTGCGCTGCCTGCTACTTCAGGCCGGACGTCTTCACGGACTCGACGATCTGCCGCTGGAAGCCGAAGAAGAGGACCAGCATCGGCGCCGCGGCCACCACCGCGGCGGCGAGTATGTAGTTCCAACTGGCCGCGTACTGCGACTGGAACGAGCTGATCGCGAGCTGCACGACCGTGAGGTCCGGGTCGTTGGTGGCGACCAGCGGCCACAGGAAGGAGTTCCAGTTGGCGAGGAAGAAGAAGATCGCCAGGGCGGAGAGTATGGGCTTCGACAGCGGCAGTACGACGGAACGGTAGACGCGCCAGTGGCCGCAGCCGTCGACGATCGCCGCCTCCTCCAGTTCCCGTGGAAGCTGGAGATAGAACTGCCGCAGCAGGAAGATCCCGAACGCGTTGAAGATCGACGGGATGATCAGCCCCGCGTAGCTGTCGAGCATGCCGAGCTGCCGTACGACGACGAACAGCGGGATCAGCACCACGGGCGCGGTGATCAGCAAAGTCGAGAAGATCACCGTGAACAGCGCCTCACGCCCCGGGAACCGCAGTCTCGCCAGCGCGTACGCGGCCATCGAGTGCAGGAACAGCGCCACGACGGTGACGACGGCCGAGACGACGAAGCTGTTCAACAGGTAGCGCGCGAAGGGCACTTCGGTGAAGACGTAGGCGAAGTTGCCGAATGTCACGTCGTGCGGGACCAGCCTGCCGTCGTTGACGTCGTCACGCGGCTTCAGCGAAGCCGTGACCATCCACAGGACGGGGAAGAAGGCCGCCACGGCCAGCACCCCGGTGAGCGCCGTCAGCGCCCAGCGGGCCCTATCGGTCATCGTCGAACCTCCCGCCCCTCGTCGCCTTGAAGATGGCCCCGGAGCAGAGGAGCATCGCCAGCACGAGGACCGTGCCCATGGCGGATGCGTAGCCGTACTCCCCGAAGACGAAGGCCTGTTGGTAGATGTAGAAGATCGCCAGCGAGGTGCTGTTCGCCGGTCCGCCCTCGGTGAGCACGAAGACCAGCTCGAAGCCGCCGGTGATCGCGGCCACCGTCGACATCAGCAGCACGAAGAAGCTGGTCGGCCTCAGCAGCGGCCATGTGATGGTGCGGAACTGCGTCCAGGGCCCGGCGCCGTCGATGCGCGCCGCCTCGTAGTACTCCCTGGGAATCTCCTGGAGACCTGCGAGGAAAATGATCATGTAGTAGCCCATCATCACCCAGACGAAGACGGCGATGACGGAGTAGAGCGCGGTGGAGGGGTCGCCCAGCCAGGAGTGCCCGGCGAAACCGGCCGCCCGCAGGCCCTGGTTCACCACCCCCACCTGGTCGTCGAACATGAACTTCCACAGCAGGCCGACGACGACCAGGCTGATGACGTACGGCAGGAAGAACAGCGTCCGGAAGACGCCGACGCCCGGAACGCGCTGCCGTACCAGCAGCCCCAGCCCCAGGCTCACCACGAACAGCAGCGGCACCAGCACCACCACGTAGACGCCGGTGATGCGCATGGACTCCCAGAACAGCGGATCGTCCATCATGCGCGCGTAGTTGCCGAGGCCGACGAACTCGTACGAGCCGAAGCCGCTGACCTGGAAGAAGCTCAGCACCACGGAGAGCACCATCGGCAGGCCCACGAAGACGGCCAGGCCCAGCGCGTCGGGAGCGATGAAGAGCCCGGCGGCGATCCACTCGCGGTGCCGGCGGCCGAGGCGCCTGCGCGGACCGGGGCCGTCGGCGCCGGGGGCCGCCTTCGCGGTGGTCGGGGCGGCCGCCTGTGACCGGGCCGTGCCGTGCAGGGTCATATCAGGCTCGCCCCCTTGTAGCTGCGCACATACGCCTCGACGGACTGTGCGGCGCGCGCCGCCTCTTCACCGACGTCGCGCCCGGCGAGCATCGAGCCCTGGAGGGCGTCCGACATCGCCTTGTAGACGACGGGCGGATAGCGCGGTTCGGGGCGGCCTCCGGGGAAGACCTCCTCCTTCATGTACTTCATCGCCCAGTCGTCGTAGCCGCCGCGCTCGGTGCCGCGCCGCAGCGCCGACTTGCGCGGCGCGATGTCGCGCTTGGCCTCGATGCACCAGTCCGTGATCCGGTCGACGCACTCGTCCTCCATCGTCCCGAGCGCCCACGCGCAGAACTCGGCCGCGGCCTGCGGATCACGGCCCTTGGCGTTGGCGCAGAACGACCAACCGCCCAGCGCGGTCGTGTACTTGCCGCCCGGCGGAAGCGGATGCTTGAACATCCCGTACTCGAGGTCCGGCGCGAAGGCCTTGAGGCTCGCGATCTCCCAGATGCCGCTGTGCCACATTCCGGCGCGGCCCGCCTTGAAGCCGGAGATCATGTCGTCGCCGGCGGGCGCCGTCGTGGGGGTGATGCCGCTGCGTACGGCGTCCTGCCACAACTGGAGCGCCTGGCGTACGGGACGGGAGTCGACGGTGACGGCGCCGTGCTCGTCGAGGACGTCGCCGCCGCCCAGCCACATCCACGAGTACCAGAGGAAGTTCTGGAGATAGCCGGGAAGGGTCTTCAGCACGAGCCCCGCACGGGTCTTCGTCGTCAACTTCTCGCCCACGTCCAGCAGTCGGTCCCATGTGGTGGGAACGTCGCCCTCGGACAGGCCCGCCTTCTCCCACACGCCCACGTCGTAGAAGACGGCCAGCGGCTCGACCTCCATGGGCAGTGCGTAGACCTTGCCGTCGACCATGCGGCTGTCGAGCGTGTCCGGGTGGTAGTCGTCCAGGGCCCGCCTGTCCATGTACGGGGTGAGGTCGGCGAGCACGCCGCCGTTGTAGTAGCGCAGGAAGTCGCCGGGGCTGGCGAGGAAGATGTCGGGGCCGTCGCCCGCGGCGAAGGCGGTGGGGAGCTTCGAGCCGTTCTGATACGTCGGCGGCGGCATGTACAGCAGCTCGATCTGCCTCTTGTGGGACCGGTTCCACTTCTCCACCAGGTCCGTGAACCACTTGCTCTGCGCGTTCAGCGCCGGGTCCTCGGAGCGCTGCGGTGCGTAGAAGTTCCAGAAGCGCATCGGCCCGTCGTCCGCGCTCGCGCTGCCGCCGCAGCCGGAGGTGACGGCCGCGGCCGCTCCGGCGGCGCCCGCGGCCAGCAGCCGCCGCCGGGTCATCCGGGAGTGCGAAGTCCCCGTCGTGACAGTCGTGTTCGCCGTGCCAGTCGTGTTCGCCGCGCCCGTCGCGCCCGTCGCGCCTGTCGTGCCCGCCGTCTTGCTCGTGTCCATGGCCGCAACTCCCCCTAGTCCACTTCGAGTTCGAGGAGTCCGGGAGTCTCGGGACGCCCGGAGGCGTCCGGCGAGTCCAGATAGAACAGCGCGGTCGAGGCGATGTCGTCGCTCGTCGGCCGGTACCGGTGCCGCAGCCCGTTGCCGTTGCCCGGCCCGATCCCCAGGGACTGCACGGTCACCCGCAGGTCCTCCGAGAAGCGGACGGGGTCGGGGACGTGCCACCGGTACATCCCGAACCGCTGCTGGCTCGCGTAGAGCCCGTCCGGACGCAGGATCTGGTTCAGCCCCAGATACGGCGTGGTGTACGCGGTGTAGCCCTGCCCCTCGACGTCGAAGTTCCAGGCGCCGCCGAAGTAGTCCTCCGTGCCGGTGCCGCAGATCGTCGGGAATTCGCCGTCCCCGTCGAGGTAGAACTTCACCTCGCCCTCGCCCCACCAGCCGGGGCTGTTGGTCCCCCAGGCCAGATACGTCCCCACGTACTGCCCGCGCCCCTCGACGCCCTCCAGCAGCGTGTGCGTCTCCCCGTACGGAACGGGCCTGCTGCGCCGCCAATGGGCGTGCAGGAAGCAGGAGTCGGCGGGCACGTCGCCCGACTCGTAGTCGATCTGGTAGTAGAGGACGACCGTCTCGGCGGAGAGGTTCTCCAGCGTGAGGCGGGCGCGCTCGTAGAAGGGCATCGGCCAGTACGAGTTGAAGCCGCCGTTCGGATTCGCGGCGACGAGCTGCGACGAGACCTGGCTGAAGACGTTCCAGCCGTTGCAGAAGAAGTCGCCGAGCGGCACCTCGACCGCGGGCTGCGCGGCACCGTCCCAGTACGCACGCAGCAGAGTGCCGCGCCAGGCCCGGTGGGGCGCCGTGGTGCACCAGATGTGCCGCACCGTGCCCGGCCCGGCGATGTCGGCCAGCTCGGCCGTCTCACCGGGGGCGATCTCGATGCTGGGCGAGATCTTCCAGCCCCGGCCCAGGCCACCGGCGGCTTGTGCGCCGGTACCCTCGGTGGCCCGGCCGCCCGCGCCCTTGGCGCCGGTGAAGTTCTCCGGACTGACGGAGCGGGTGATCTTGTCCGAACGCCTGGCCAACTCGTCGAGCATGGACACTCCGTGGGTCGAAAGCGCGGGGGTGGCGATAGGGGATCAGGGTGAAATCGATTTCTTCACTTGCCGTTCGAGGGCCGTGCTCATCGAGGGGAGCAGAGGGGGACGACGGCGGCAGGGGACGTCGGATGGGCAGAGCTCAACAGGTGTGCTCGCGGCTCCTGTTGAAATCCATTTCACGCGAACGTAGGGTTCACCGCAGAAGGTGTCAAGAGGTTGGGCACAGCGGCTCCCACCAGCCGGTGCGCAGCGTGTAAGGAGTCCCGGTGGCAAACATCAGCGATGTGGCACGTACCGCCGGAGTCTCTCCCGCGACCGTCTCCCGGGTCTTCAACGGCGGCCGGGTCACCGCCGAACGCGCCGAGCGCGTCCGCAAGGCAGCCGCCGAACTCGGCTTCTCCCCGAACCGCGTGGCCCGCTCGCTGCGCATGCAGCGCGCCAGCGTCATCGGCCTGCTCATCCCGGACATCGAGAACCCGTTCTTCACCTCCCTCGCCCGCGGCGTCGAGGACTCCGCCCAGCGCACCAACCTCTCGGTGGTGCTGTGCAACACCGACGAGGACGTGGAGAAGGAGCGCCGCTACCTCGACATAGCCCTGGCGGAACAGATGGCGGGCGTGATCGTGGCCGCCGCCTCCCGCAAGCGCACCGACCTCTCGGCGCTCACCGCCCGCGGCATGCCCGTCGTGGCCGTCGACCGCCGTCCACGCGCCGCCGCCGTCGACGCCGTGATGGTCGACAACCAGCACGGCGGCGAGGACGCCACCGCCCATCTGCTCGAACGCGGCTACCGCCGGGTCGCCTGCATCACCGGGCCCGCAGGCGCCTCCACCTCCGAGGACCGGCTCGCGGGATACCGAGCGGCGATGCACGAGGCCGGCGTCCCCGACGACTGGACCCGCGCCCACACCAGGCACGCCGACTTCCGCGTCGACGGAGGGTACGCGGCCATGCGCGAACTGCTCGCCCTGCGTACGCCGCCGGACGCCGTGTTCGTCGCCAACAACCTGATGACCGTGGGCGCGCTCCAGGCCCTGCGCGAAGCGGGCATCGAGCCCCCGGAGTTCGGCGTCCTCTCCTTCGGCGACGTTCCGTGGGCCTCCCTGGTCAGGCCGCCCCTGACCACCGTCCAGCTTCCCTCGTACGACCTGGGCGCCTCGGCGGCGGCACTGTTGCAGGACCGACTGGCGGGCTCGGACAAGCCGCTCCAGACGGTGGTGCTGCGCACCGTGCTCCAGCCCCGCGAGAGCACGCGGGGGCCGGACGGGGCGGGCTGACCGGGCGGCGCGTGCGGGGCTGACCGGGCCCGGCCGGGCCTGGCGCTGCGGCGCCGGTCGAGGCGGCGGCGCTGCACGGGGCTGTGGGCGGCCCGACCTCACTCGACGAGCGATTGTCGGTGCGCGGTGGGAGCCTGATTCGTGTCAGGGACCTCCGAAGGGAATCGCCATGATCACCACTGACTACTCCGTGGGCTCCCCCTGCTGGCTCGATCTCGGCGTGCGCGACTC from Streptomyces marispadix includes:
- a CDS encoding HelD family protein; protein product: MSAPAHSSHTRNPLDDERAHLAASRAALRAMRADAEALDITDVAANWVNAEVLRSELDARIRSLADLAHTPLFFGRLDYVPDRTFYIGRRHVHDAEGDPMVVDWRAPVSQPFYRASKKDPQDVAMRRRFGYAGGELTAYEDEHLTDPAEAETVSRLLQAEIERPRVGPMRDIVATIQPEQDEIVRAGIEGSLCVQGAPGTGKTAVGLHRVAYLLYTHRERLARTGTLVVGPNSSFLRYIEQVLPALGEMSVRQATVAELVSHVPVRGEDTAVAAHIKGDARMAEVLRRAVRSGVSMPQEPCVVVRGSRRWRVPAHELAGLIEELLARDMRYGAAREALPQRIAHAVLVRMEQAGEAPDDRVQDAVARNAAVKAVVKACWPVVDPAKLVLRLLSDANFLAEQADGILTEEEQKAVLWAKPPRGVGSARWSAADAVLVDEVDDLVSRTSSLGHVVLDEAQDLSPMQYRAVGRRCSTGSVTVLGDIAQGTTPWATASWEEALRHLGKPAAAVEELTLGFRVPRQVIAYASRLLPQIAPELKEATSVRESPGDFSVRACARGELDEAVVEACRASLRHEGSIGLIGAGDRLPALARALEDAGLSYLAPGTETSEGSRLTLVPAALAKGLEYDYVVLDEPAAIAAAEPDTRTGLRRLYVCLTRAVSGLTVLHAEPLPEALAEPYGAEETTGAAEAAGA
- a CDS encoding L-fucose/L-arabinose isomerase family protein; the encoded protein is MARIGLLPVTDGRDYVQRDVHDHVERSAARLAGVLRDSGHEVFVSPEQVGSNSLAVSQARWVADRHPDITILHHSVWTFPHFTALAAESTPGPLLLVANIDPRFPGMVGMLAGGGALDQLGRTHARAWGDLEDPAVRERILTHVRAASAVTGLRGSTFGRVGGRPMGMYTATANTDQWMRTFGVDVEEIDQWEVVRRSENAGQKRVTAAREWLEKHAAAVHYDGDRLTPQLLERQIRTYYAMRELIDEWNLDFSGIKGQPELTANFCTMDVAEAFLNDPYDWEGPKDTHVTSTEADMDAALTMQILKLLTGDPVLFADVRHYHADKDVWDLCNSGQHATWYAARSDDPAENMRHVSLHPEVFYFPAGGASVQHLAAPGEMTFARLTRHDGAYRMHVMRGGFETYDEETNERMMRASTWEWPHAFASLNCQAEEFLSKFGANHIHAVPGDHVAELHAVCAQLGIRYDGFGDAAGFGDARGERTVA
- a CDS encoding carbohydrate ABC transporter permease; translated protein: MTDRARWALTALTGVLAVAAFFPVLWMVTASLKPRDDVNDGRLVPHDVTFGNFAYVFTEVPFARYLLNSFVVSAVVTVVALFLHSMAAYALARLRFPGREALFTVIFSTLLITAPVVLIPLFVVVRQLGMLDSYAGLIIPSIFNAFGIFLLRQFYLQLPRELEEAAIVDGCGHWRVYRSVVLPLSKPILSALAIFFFLANWNSFLWPLVATNDPDLTVVQLAISSFQSQYAASWNYILAAAVVAAAPMLVLFFGFQRQIVESVKTSGLK
- a CDS encoding FGGY-family carbohydrate kinase, whose translation is MTLLLGIDIGTSSSKGVLTRSDGHLVAQAVREHTTSSPRPGWVEHDAEQVWWRDFTELAAELLAGAPANERLGGVGVSGIGPCLLPAGDADEPLRPAILYGVDTRAGDQVAELTARYGQDEIMRRCGSALTSQALGPKFAWVRQREPEVYGRMRRWYMASSYLVRRLTGAYVLDHHSASQCDPLHDLRGGGWIEEWCEEVAPGLQWPRLVWPAEVVGEVTAEAATATGIPAGTPVVAGTVDAWAESASAGATSPGDLMLMYGTTMFLVDVVGEPVPDVRLWSTAGAYEGTYCLAAGMATSGAITAWLRDLTGADYGTLTQEAAALPPGAEGLLMLPYFAGERTPVFDPDARGVVAGLTLRHGRAHLYRAALEATAFGVRHNLAAMREAGGDLRRLVAVGGGARDLWTQIVTDVTGLEQSVPRHTVGAAHGDAFLAAVGTGLARREDIADWNPHRSTVVPDPERSRVYDELYEHYLGLYPSTRETVHALAARQHADG
- a CDS encoding carbohydrate ABC transporter permease, with translation MTLHGTARSQAAAPTTAKAAPGADGPGPRRRLGRRHREWIAAGLFIAPDALGLAVFVGLPMVLSVVLSFFQVSGFGSYEFVGLGNYARMMDDPLFWESMRITGVYVVVLVPLLFVVSLGLGLLVRQRVPGVGVFRTLFFLPYVISLVVVGLLWKFMFDDQVGVVNQGLRAAGFAGHSWLGDPSTALYSVIAVFVWVMMGYYMIIFLAGLQEIPREYYEAARIDGAGPWTQFRTITWPLLRPTSFFVLLMSTVAAITGGFELVFVLTEGGPANSTSLAIFYIYQQAFVFGEYGYASAMGTVLVLAMLLCSGAIFKATRGGRFDDDR